ATATTCAATTCCCGAAAGATCGGCTACTTTGAGTATGCCCGCTTCCTGAGCGCTTATGTTCATGTGATATACCAATTGTGATTCCGCTACCGTGATTTGCCCGTCGTTATCGGCATCAATCACCATAGGATTGTCGTTAATATCTTTTGCGATACTATTAGACAGTGAAGACTGGGAAAGCCTGGCGGCAAAGTTTGCGTCCGGAAAGTTAATCACCTGGGCTTGTGACATGGTAAATGCAAACAGAGATAGTAAGTAATTTTTTTTCATATTAATTGTTTTGGTACTCAAATATAATGCAATTATTAATTTGATTTTATAAACCAATAAAAAAGCCGGTCAATGACCGGCTTGCTATGTAACTGAAATTTATTCCTTTATGAATTTTGAGGTCCAGCTTCCATTTCCGGAAGTTACTTTTATAATATAGCTTCCGATTGGCAGGCGCGATACGTCGATACCATAATCACCATTCGCAGGCAATACTTTCATCACTTCCTGCCCGAGCATATTATTAATTTCAATTGAATCAATATTGGCATTTAATTTAGAAGAAATATTCAAAACATCCTTCACCGGATTCGGGTATAAAACAAAACCAAAAGTATTTTCATCATCAATCCCCAACGGAAGCGCGACAGTTGTCACCGCCGTATTGGTAACCACCGGCGCATTATAATTGAAGTAAATCCCGGCAGTATTGCTTAACTGGTCGCCCAAAACCAATGTCGGTTTGGTCTTGATTTTGAAAATGACATACCCATCGTTATTGGCATCGTCGAATGGCAGCATGATGTTGTCGAAGATAAATTCGACCTGGTTGTTATTCGTAATCCTTGTGATAAAATGATGGCTTCCCGCTATTGGTGTCAATGTTGAAATGTCAAATTTTGAAGTATCGATCACATCTTTTACAGTAACAATAGCAGCAGGATAATTCCCGGTATTTTCAAAACGGATTTTATAATGCACGTACTCCCCTATCATTTGTGGGGTAATCGTGTCGCCTTCGAGACAGGTTTTGTCGTTTGGATCAATGGCGTTAAATACGGGCTGGTTCAATGCCATGATGTTGTCCGATGGCGTTTCATCATCATTAAATGCGCTATAAGCTACAATAGTAAGATTGTCACCCTGATGTAATGGTGGATTTTCAACAGGCGAATTCAGGTTCATGGTAAAATGTATTGCATATGATCCGAATGGCTTTAAATCTGAATAGACCCAGCTGAGTTCGTTCAACGAAGCGTTTGCAGCCGGTTCAGCAGTAACAAAATCGAGGATATCATCATCGAAGGATACATTGATAAAGCCTGATGCTGTGGTTGTACCTTTGTTTTTACAGATAACGGTGTAATCAGCATCAAAGCCGGGAATGGCAGTATTGTTATTGATCATGGTAATTTCTATATCCGGATGTGTCGCGTTTGGCGCTACACAGAAATTTTGTGTTACCACAGAAGTAAGGCCCGGAAAAGTTATCGAAGAATTCGCCGGTGAGGTGGAAAAGTAAGCTGATTCAAAAACAGGCGTTACAACATGGGTACCTGCGGATACGGGTAAAATGCTGTTTCCGGAAGCACCTACGATGATTGTTCCGCTACTATTCCCGTTATCAATAGTGAATTTTTGTCCGGGAATGAAAAAATCCTCGTTACCACAGCCATCACTTCCAGTATCGTATGTTGCTGCGAGAATGATGTCGTAAGGTGTATCGGTATTGGGTACGCAATAACTGTTGACTTCACAGCCAGTTATGTTGTTTTCCATTAATTCCTGCTGTATTGTTGCCATGTCGGATTCGTCGGCACAGATGTAAGATAGGTTCGGCGCATTTGTGA
This genomic stretch from Flavobacterium pallidum harbors:
- a CDS encoding T9SS type A sorting domain-containing protein, giving the protein MKKNFTVLMLLLLSVFVKAQIVNIPDANFKAKLLAASPLSLIAKDENDLKIKIDTNNDSEIQESEALAVYSLSVGSSNIADLTGINAFLNLKSLSVQTNQLTSLDVSALHLEGLNAVENNLTSLNLTGLSALKSLYFNDNQVSGVLDVTSMPELAFLQCNSNLLTAINITGLSQLKHLECSENQIASLDVSGSPLLNYLWCDYNNLTTLDVTMLPLLTSFNCSYNQLTSLKVDHLPNLRGLLCGFNQLTVLDLTGSITNNSGLNTLSCRNNQITTLDISDKDLNSVHVSNNPLTSLKLGQLNSLYCYFTSLTSIEVPFPAHYISVHDNPQLQSLYVKNGGEDVQYVLTNAPNLSYICADESDMATIQQELMENNITGCEVNSYCVPNTDTPYDIILAATYDTGSDGCGNEDFFIPGQKFTIDNGNSSGTIIVGASGNSILPVSAGTHVVTPVFESAYFSTSPANSSITFPGLTSVVTQNFCVAPNATHPDIEITMINNNTAIPGFDADYTVICKNKGTTTASGFINVSFDDDILDFVTAEPAANASLNELSWVYSDLKPFGSYAIHFTMNLNSPVENPPLHQGDNLTIVAYSAFNDDETPSDNIMALNQPVFNAIDPNDKTCLEGDTITPQMIGEYVHYKIRFENTGNYPAAIVTVKDVIDTSKFDISTLTPIAGSHHFITRITNNNQVEFIFDNIMLPFDDANNDGYVIFKIKTKPTLVLGDQLSNTAGIYFNYNAPVVTNTAVTTVALPLGIDDENTFGFVLYPNPVKDVLNISSKLNANIDSIEINNMLGQEVMKVLPANGDYGIDVSRLPIGSYIIKVTSGNGSWTSKFIKE